A single window of Armatimonadota bacterium DNA harbors:
- the sigA gene encoding RNA polymerase sigma factor SigA — MGSNNPVNRRGSSQGNPTLTPSRKAAPSEIPSLLNRLTRVALLTPEEELELAERARKGDEEAKQKLVEANMRLVMNIAKHYRNALVPFEDLVQEGAIGLMNAVERYDPSKGYRFSTYATHWIRQAIGRAIDNKAKTVRIPAHVAEQLRRMERERERLRRETGDEPSIEQLAKAMGVSPKKILQLQQAAQEPLSLDMLVGEEEDTSLGSLIHDQNVRDPEEVMLEMERRKVLDELLETELTDRERQVIIRRLGYGDQEEQVLQEIGEALKISRERVRQIEAQAMRKLKDAAKRRGLREYLLQ, encoded by the coding sequence ATGGGCAGCAACAATCCAGTCAACCGAAGAGGAAGCTCTCAAGGCAACCCTACCCTGACGCCAAGCCGTAAGGCGGCGCCATCGGAGATACCGTCCTTGCTCAACCGGCTGACGCGGGTCGCTTTGCTCACGCCAGAGGAAGAGCTGGAACTGGCGGAACGCGCTCGCAAAGGTGACGAGGAAGCAAAGCAGAAGCTGGTCGAGGCGAACATGCGCCTCGTGATGAATATCGCCAAGCATTACCGCAACGCGCTCGTGCCTTTCGAGGACCTGGTGCAGGAAGGAGCCATCGGGCTGATGAACGCTGTGGAGCGATACGACCCCTCCAAAGGCTATCGCTTTAGCACGTACGCCACGCACTGGATCCGGCAGGCTATCGGTCGGGCGATAGACAACAAGGCGAAGACGGTGCGCATTCCCGCTCATGTTGCCGAACAACTGCGCCGTATGGAACGCGAACGCGAGCGGCTGCGCCGCGAAACCGGTGACGAGCCAAGCATCGAACAGCTGGCGAAAGCAATGGGCGTATCGCCCAAGAAGATATTGCAGCTCCAGCAAGCGGCACAGGAGCCTCTGTCGCTGGATATGCTGGTCGGCGAGGAAGAGGATACCTCGCTGGGTTCGCTCATCCATGACCAGAATGTACGCGACCCTGAAGAGGTCATGCTGGAAATGGAGCGGCGAAAGGTGCTGGACGAGCTCCTGGAGACGGAGCTGACCGACCGCGAGCGACAGGTGATTATCCGCAGGCTGGGCTATGGCGACCAGGAAGAGCAAGTCTTACAGGAGATAGGAGAAGCGCTGAAAATCTCGCGCGAACGTGTGCGCCAGATTGAAGCGCAAGCCATGCGTAAACTCAAAGACGCCGCCAAGCGCAGGGGTTTACGCGAGTATCTTCTGCAGTAG
- a CDS encoding glycolate oxidase iron-sulfur subunit, with translation MHEFRPEQLLKCIHCGLCLQSCPTYLEDSNEADSPRGRIYLMRAVSEGRIRWEAGAIEHIDRCLGCRACETACPSGVAYGLLLEIARTQVERSSARPASQRVAKRWILNLMTRPRAFAFAVRAARLFSPLFGDRAIPAPLARMLGVKEVVAKLPQVSGRRGRLASVYPAVGERRGRVGLLTGCVASVLFHDVNVATVAVLQRNGFEVVVPPGQGCCGALHVHNGFPEQARQLALRLIQCFEREAVDAIIVNSAGCGSTMKEYGRLFECTPHEARACAFADKVKDVMEFLAEVGIQVPEHALAGRDGRSDLVVTYHDACHLAHAQGIRRQPRQIIRSIPGVQLVELEEADLCCGSAGVYNLLQPEMALRLLQRKIERIRATGAEIVLTGNPGCLAWIAQGLREPPQPITVMHPVELLYRAYEPRNGT, from the coding sequence ATGCACGAGTTTCGCCCTGAGCAATTGTTGAAATGCATTCACTGTGGCTTGTGTTTGCAGTCCTGTCCGACGTATTTAGAAGACAGCAACGAAGCGGACTCGCCTCGCGGTCGCATCTACCTCATGCGAGCGGTATCTGAGGGACGCATTCGTTGGGAAGCAGGGGCGATAGAACATATAGACCGCTGCCTGGGGTGCCGCGCCTGCGAGACGGCGTGTCCCTCAGGGGTTGCCTACGGGCTGCTGCTGGAGATTGCCAGAACACAGGTGGAGAGGTCGTCTGCACGCCCAGCCAGTCAGAGGGTGGCGAAGCGATGGATTCTGAACCTGATGACACGCCCTAGAGCCTTTGCGTTTGCCGTACGCGCCGCCCGTCTGTTTTCTCCTCTGTTCGGCGATAGAGCTATACCTGCACCACTGGCACGGATGCTGGGGGTAAAAGAGGTGGTCGCAAAACTACCGCAGGTGTCTGGCAGGCGGGGCAGGCTTGCCTCTGTGTATCCGGCGGTGGGTGAGCGACGGGGCAGGGTGGGATTGTTAACCGGCTGTGTGGCTTCGGTGCTGTTTCATGATGTCAACGTGGCCACTGTCGCTGTATTACAGCGCAACGGCTTTGAGGTGGTTGTGCCGCCTGGGCAGGGATGCTGCGGCGCACTGCATGTGCATAACGGCTTCCCCGAGCAGGCGCGTCAGCTGGCTTTGCGTCTGATACAATGCTTCGAACGCGAGGCAGTGGACGCTATTATCGTCAACTCGGCAGGGTGTGGTTCCACGATGAAGGAGTATGGCAGGCTGTTTGAGTGTACCCCCCACGAAGCGCGAGCATGCGCCTTTGCAGACAAAGTAAAAGACGTGATGGAGTTTCTGGCAGAAGTAGGTATCCAGGTGCCGGAGCACGCTTTAGCGGGGCGAGATGGGCGTTCCGACCTTGTTGTTACCTACCACGATGCCTGCCATCTGGCACATGCACAGGGAATACGCAGGCAACCCCGGCAAATTATCCGTAGCATTCCCGGCGTGCAACTGGTAGAGCTGGAAGAAGCGGATTTATGCTGTGGCAGTGCAGGCGTCTACAACCTGTTGCAGCCCGAGATGGCGTTACGCCTGTTGCAGCGCAAGATAGAACGTATCCGCGCCACAGGAGCGGAAATCGTGCTGACCGGCAACCCGGGTTGTCTAGCGTGGATTGCACAAGGATTGCGTGAACCGCCTCAACCGATAACAGTGATGCATCCGGTGGAGCTGCTATACCGTGCGTATGAACCGCGCAATGGGACGTAG
- the groL1 gene encoding 60 kDa chaperonin 1 has translation MAAKMLLFDEEARRALERGVNKLADAVKVTLGPRGRTVVLEKKFGSPTVINDGVTIAKEIEVEDPFENMGAQLVREVASKTNDVAGDGTTTATVLAQAIVREGLRNVAAGANPMLLKKGIDRAVEAAVEEIRKIATPVETRDEIANVATISANDPKIGELIADAMEKVGKDGVITVEESKGTETTLELVEGMQFDKGYISPYFITDPERMEAVLEEPFILLYEKKISAVQDLIPLLEATARMGRPLLIIAEDVEGEALATLVVNKLRGILNVAAVKAPGFGERRKAIMEDIAILTGGKFITEDLGIKLENVDISMLGRAKKVIVAKEETTIVEGAGSPEAVQGRINQIKRQIEETDSDYDREKLQERLAKLAGGVAVIKVGAATETELKEKKHRIEDALSATRAAVEEGIVPGGGVTLLNVIPAVEALQAEGDELAGINIVKRALEEPARLIASNAGAEGSVIVEKIKTLPKGHGYDAAKGEFVDMMKAGIVDPAKVTRSALQNAASIAGMLLTTEALVAEKKEEEKSTSSAPSY, from the coding sequence ATGGCGGCAAAGATGCTGTTGTTCGATGAGGAGGCGCGCCGTGCGCTAGAGCGAGGCGTGAACAAGCTGGCGGACGCTGTAAAGGTCACGCTGGGTCCGCGCGGACGCACCGTTGTGCTGGAGAAAAAGTTCGGCAGCCCCACCGTGATTAACGACGGTGTGACCATTGCCAAAGAGATAGAGGTCGAGGACCCGTTCGAGAACATGGGTGCGCAGCTTGTGCGCGAGGTCGCCAGCAAGACCAATGACGTGGCTGGTGACGGAACCACCACCGCTACTGTGCTGGCTCAGGCGATTGTGCGCGAGGGACTGCGTAACGTTGCGGCGGGGGCAAACCCCATGCTCCTGAAGAAGGGTATTGACCGCGCCGTAGAGGCGGCCGTAGAGGAAATTCGCAAGATAGCAACCCCAGTGGAGACCCGCGATGAGATCGCGAATGTTGCTACTATCTCCGCTAACGATCCCAAAATCGGCGAGCTAATTGCCGATGCGATGGAGAAAGTGGGCAAAGACGGTGTCATCACTGTCGAGGAAAGCAAGGGCACCGAAACCACGCTCGAACTGGTAGAGGGCATGCAGTTCGACAAAGGCTACATCTCCCCCTACTTCATCACCGACCCCGAGCGCATGGAGGCGGTGCTCGAAGAGCCGTTCATTCTGCTGTACGAGAAGAAGATTAGCGCAGTACAGGACCTGATTCCCCTGCTCGAAGCCACCGCCCGAATGGGACGCCCGCTGCTGATTATCGCCGAAGACGTGGAAGGCGAGGCGCTCGCCACGCTGGTGGTAAACAAGCTGCGTGGCATCCTGAACGTGGCGGCGGTGAAAGCGCCCGGCTTCGGTGAGCGGCGCAAGGCGATTATGGAAGACATTGCCATCCTCACCGGCGGTAAGTTCATCACCGAGGACCTGGGCATCAAGCTGGAAAACGTGGACATCTCCATGCTGGGACGCGCTAAGAAGGTTATCGTCGCCAAAGAGGAGACCACCATCGTGGAAGGCGCCGGCTCGCCGGAGGCGGTGCAGGGACGCATCAACCAGATTAAGCGCCAGATTGAGGAGACCGACTCCGACTACGACCGCGAGAAGCTGCAGGAGCGTCTGGCGAAGCTGGCTGGCGGTGTCGCGGTGATTAAGGTCGGCGCGGCAACCGAGACCGAGCTGAAGGAGAAGAAACACCGCATCGAGGACGCGCTGTCGGCGACGCGCGCGGCGGTGGAAGAGGGCATCGTGCCCGGTGGTGGTGTTACCCTGTTGAACGTCATCCCTGCCGTAGAGGCTCTGCAGGCGGAAGGCGATGAGCTGGCGGGCATCAACATCGTTAAGCGTGCGCTGGAGGAACCTGCTCGCCTTATCGCGTCGAACGCTGGCGCGGAAGGCTCGGTCATCGTAGAAAAGATTAAGACCCTGCCCAAGGGCCACGGTTACGATGCGGCGAAGGGCGAGTTTGTGGATATGATGAAGGCGGGTATCGTGGACCCCGCTAAGGTGACTCGCTCCGCTCTGCAGAACGCAGCTTCCATCGCGGGCATGTTGCTCACCACCGAGGCGCTGGTCGCGGAGAAGAAGGAGGAAGAGAAGTCTACCTCTTCAGCACCCTCATACTAA
- a CDS encoding FmdB family transcriptional regulator: MPTYGYRCDSCGGEFEQFQRITEPPLTECPHCGGTVRRLLYPVGILFKGPGFHITDYRKSDKPSESKSEGDSGKKEEKIAGIV; encoded by the coding sequence ATGCCTACATACGGCTACCGATGTGATAGTTGCGGTGGGGAGTTCGAGCAGTTTCAGCGCATTACCGAACCGCCCTTGACGGAATGTCCGCATTGTGGTGGTACGGTGCGACGGTTGCTGTACCCCGTTGGCATCCTGTTTAAGGGACCGGGATTCCATATTACCGACTACCGGAAGTCCGACAAGCCGTCGGAGAGCAAATCGGAGGGCGATTCGGGCAAGAAAGAGGAGAAAATCGCGGGGATTGTTTAA
- a CDS encoding FAD-linked oxidase, giving the protein MTDIVEELEKVTEVVTGEQCAAYTLDDCVPDVLVRPASANEVRDVLKVCSKYTAPGVIWGGGTHVAVGSPPRSYRWAMDMRALSQLVDYSPGDLTVTVEAGMTLDTLQNLLRPHQQWLPIDAPLPNRQTMGGIVATNGAGPRRQRYGLPREWLLAIRAVLPSGEVIRAGVGVVKNVAGYDLPRLFAGSWGTLGVLTELTFKVAPVPEVRSVYRATLSDAQSLSSLRDAWSHPLLQPEILEVTYDPENGWRIICGLAGFEEDVRWQSDFLHEQTRLGWAQMLPEEVDSLRDRYLLADSVCRCRCVVPPAQTAGMMQWLSQRFAEAEMQAHFGVGVVRVWWSNGSPDVQALQDVRREVYRLEGFCVLEHAPVEIKNALGVWDGVRNGEKVMRRLKEMFDPLAILAPGRFVEGL; this is encoded by the coding sequence ATGACGGACATTGTCGAGGAACTGGAAAAGGTTACGGAGGTCGTAACGGGAGAGCAATGCGCGGCATACACACTGGACGATTGTGTGCCCGATGTGCTTGTTCGTCCAGCCTCCGCCAACGAGGTGCGCGATGTGCTGAAGGTCTGTAGCAAGTATACCGCGCCCGGCGTTATCTGGGGCGGTGGCACGCACGTAGCCGTTGGCAGCCCGCCGCGCTCGTATCGCTGGGCGATGGACATGCGCGCGCTATCGCAGCTGGTGGACTACTCGCCGGGGGACCTGACGGTTACCGTAGAGGCGGGCATGACCCTCGATACGCTGCAGAATCTTCTCCGTCCACACCAGCAATGGCTGCCCATAGACGCCCCCTTGCCCAACAGACAAACGATGGGAGGTATCGTCGCGACGAACGGCGCGGGGCCGCGGCGCCAGCGCTACGGCTTACCGCGCGAATGGCTCCTGGCGATCCGGGCGGTGTTGCCTTCGGGAGAAGTGATCAGGGCGGGCGTGGGGGTAGTGAAAAACGTTGCCGGTTATGACCTGCCGCGCCTTTTCGCAGGTTCCTGGGGCACGCTGGGTGTGCTCACCGAATTGACCTTCAAGGTAGCACCTGTGCCAGAGGTGCGCTCTGTTTACCGTGCCACCCTGAGTGATGCACAGAGCCTGTCATCACTACGCGATGCATGGAGCCACCCGCTGCTGCAGCCGGAGATACTGGAAGTGACTTACGATCCCGAAAACGGCTGGCGTATCATCTGCGGATTAGCGGGCTTTGAGGAAGACGTACGCTGGCAGAGCGATTTTCTGCACGAACAAACGCGGCTGGGGTGGGCACAGATGCTGCCGGAGGAGGTGGATAGTCTACGCGACCGCTACTTGCTGGCGGATTCGGTGTGCCGTTGCCGGTGCGTGGTGCCGCCTGCGCAGACGGCGGGGATGATGCAATGGCTGTCGCAGCGTTTTGCTGAGGCAGAGATGCAGGCTCACTTTGGTGTGGGCGTGGTGCGCGTTTGGTGGAGCAATGGCTCGCCTGACGTGCAGGCTTTGCAGGATGTGCGTAGGGAAGTTTACCGGCTTGAGGGATTCTGTGTGCTGGAGCACGCACCCGTAGAGATAAAGAATGCTTTGGGGGTGTGGGACGGGGTGCGGAACGGAGAGAAAGTCATGCGTCGGCTCAAGGAGATGTTTGACCCCTTGGCAATACTGGCTCCAGGTAGGTTCGTGGAGGGGCTATGA
- a CDS encoding membrane protein, producing the protein MEPIRESKAWYVNGFVVLLLQFAVHVLCLWLIIRAAIDQDIAWPGRFWYGMILLVLASLLWSGFFVVQPNTARVIVFFGRYVGSARQSGFWWTNPFTLKPRVSLRIHNFNSEKLKVNDALGNPIEIAAVVVWRVVDSAKALLDVENYQEFVATQSETAIRALATRYPYDSHREGEESLRGNPDEISQELKREVQARLEVAGVEVMEARISHLAYAPEIAQAMLRRQQAEAIIAARQRIVEGAVGMVEMALQQLSEHNVVELDEERKAAMVNNLLVALVSESEATPVINTGTLYA; encoded by the coding sequence ATGGAACCCATTCGCGAAAGCAAGGCGTGGTACGTCAACGGGTTCGTGGTGCTACTGTTGCAATTTGCGGTGCATGTGCTGTGTTTATGGCTCATCATCCGCGCAGCGATAGACCAGGATATTGCCTGGCCCGGCAGGTTCTGGTATGGCATGATTCTACTGGTGCTTGCCAGCCTGCTGTGGTCGGGCTTTTTCGTGGTTCAGCCGAACACCGCGCGGGTGATTGTGTTCTTCGGACGTTACGTTGGTTCCGCACGACAGAGCGGGTTCTGGTGGACGAACCCCTTTACCCTGAAGCCTCGCGTGTCGCTGCGTATCCACAACTTCAACAGTGAGAAACTGAAGGTGAACGACGCGCTGGGCAATCCCATTGAGATTGCAGCCGTGGTCGTGTGGCGTGTTGTGGATTCGGCGAAGGCTCTGCTGGATGTAGAAAACTATCAGGAGTTCGTCGCCACACAGAGTGAAACCGCCATCCGCGCACTGGCAACTCGGTACCCTTACGACTCGCATCGGGAAGGGGAAGAGTCTCTGCGAGGCAATCCGGATGAAATCTCTCAGGAGTTGAAACGCGAGGTACAGGCAAGGCTGGAGGTTGCTGGCGTAGAGGTCATGGAGGCGCGCATCAGTCATCTCGCTTATGCTCCCGAGATCGCGCAGGCGATGTTGCGCCGTCAGCAGGCAGAGGCGATTATCGCGGCGCGCCAGCGTATCGTAGAGGGCGCGGTAGGCATGGTAGAGATGGCGTTGCAGCAGCTCAGCGAGCACAACGTGGTGGAGCTGGATGAGGAGCGCAAAGCTGCGATGGTCAACAACCTGTTGGTCGCGCTGGTTTCAGAGAGCGAGGCTACTCCGGTCATCAACACTGGGACTCTATATGCCTGA